In the Enterobacter cloacae subsp. cloacae ATCC 13047 genome, CGCTGCGCCGCATGCTGCCGCCGCTGGGCAACCAGTGGATCATCAGTATCAAAGACACGTCGCTGTTCATCGTTATTGGCGTTGCTGAACTGACCCGCCAGGGCCAGGAGATCATTGCTGGCAACTTCCGTGCGCTGGAAATCTGGAGTGCGGTAGCCGTTGTCTACCTGATTATCACTCTGGTTCTGAGCTTCGTTCTGCGTCGTCTTGAAAGAAGGATGAAAATCCTGTGATTGAATTTAAAAACGTATCCAAGCACTTTGGTCCAACCCAGGTGCTGCACAATATCGATCTGAGCATCAAACAGGGTGAAGTGGTTGTGATTATCGGGCCCTCTGGCTCCGGTAAATCCACGCTGCTGCGCTGCATCAATAAGCTGGAAGAGATCACCAGTGGCGATCTGATCGTCGATGGTCTGAAAGTGAATGATCCGAAAGTGGATGACCGTCTGATTCGTCAGGAAGCGGGCATGGTGTTCCAGCAGTTTTACCTGTTCCCGCACCTGACGGCGCTGGAAAACGTGATGTTTGGCCCGCTGCGCGTACGCGGTGCCAACAAAGCGGCGGCGGAAGCGCTGGCTAAAGATCTGCTGGCGAAAGTGGGCCTCGCAGAACGTGCTCACCACTACCCTTCAGAACTTTCCGGTGGACAACAGCAGCGTGTGGCTATCGCCCGCGCGCTGGCGGTTAAACCGAAAATGATGCTGTTTGATGAGCCAACCTCCGCACTCGACCCGGAGCTGCGCCACGAGGTGCTGAAAGTCATGCAGGATCTGGCCGAAGAAGGCATGACGATGGTGATCGTGACCCACGAAATCGGCTTCGCTGAGAAAGTGGCATCCCGCCTTATCTTCATTGATAAAGGCCGTATCGCAGAAGACGGTAACCCGCAGGCGCTGATTGCAAACCCGCCAAGCCAGCGTTTGCAGGAGTTCCTGCAGCACGTCTCCTGATTACCAGACCTCTGAAATGCAAAGCCGGGCATGCCCGGCTTTTTTACGCCAGATTGTTCCCAAAACACGCCCTTCGCTCCCTGCCCTCTATACTTATCATTTTGTTCGACATTTTCACCGGAGGGCACCGTGCCGTGGATCCTGCTGTTGTTGCTTAGCTTGTTTAGTGCGCCATCGATAGCCGTTGCTATCCCCGGCGTCACCACCGGAACGTCCACTGCGCAGCAAAAAACGCCTCCACCGGAACCGGATGCAGAAGAGAAAAAAGCCGCCTACAGTGCCCTTGCCGATGTGCTGGAAAACGACACCTCCCGGCAAGAGTTAGTCGATCAGCTGCGAAAAATTGCCGCCACACCGCCCCAGGAGCCCGTTCCAACCATCACCCCGCCGCCGGTAGAAGAGCAAAAAACGGTGCTGGAAAATGTGACTGAGGTTAGCCGCCACTATGCCGATGCCCTCTCCTCGCGCTTTGCCCAGCTCTATCGCAACCTGATGGGCTCTTCGCACAAGCCCTTTAACCCCCGGACGTTTACCGCGGCTGCCACGCAATTTTTACTGCTGGCGTCCACCGTCTTCATTTTTTACTGGCTGGTGCGCCTGTGTGCGTGGCCCCTGTACCGAAAAATGGGGCAATGGGGTCGCAAGAAGAATCAGCAGAAAAGCAGCTGGTTGCATCTGCCGCTGATGATCGCCGCCGCGTTTATCATTGATTTACTGCTGCTGGCGCTGACGTTGTTTACAGGGCAATTGCTGGCCGACAGGCTGAATACCGGCAACAAAACTATCGCCTTCCAGCAGGCGCTGTTTCTGAATGCCTTCGCCGTAATTGAGTTCTTTAAGGCGCTGCTGCGGCTGATATTTTGCCCACGCGTGCCGGATCTTCGCCCTTTCACTATTCGGGATAGCAGCGCCAGATACTGGGCGCTGCGTCTGAGCGTGCTCAGCGGGTTGATTGGTTATGGTCTGCTGGTTGCCGTGCCAATCATCTCCAACCAGGTGAACGTCCAGTCTGGTGCGCTGGCGAATGTGCTGATTATGATCTGCATTACCGTCTGGGCGCTCTACCTCATCTTCCATAACAAAAAGACGATCACCGAGAGCTTGCTGCACCTGGCTGACCGTTCCCTCTCGTTCTTTAGCCTCTTTATTCGCGCTTTTGCCATGGTGTGGCACTGGCTGGCCAGCGCTTACTTCATTGTGCTGTGCTTCTTCTCGCTGTTCGATCCCGGCAACAGCCTGAAATTTATGATGGGTGCCACGTTTAAAAGCCTGGCCATTATTGGCGTCGCGGCCTTTGTTTCTGGCCTGCTCTCTCGCTGGCTATCGAAAACCATTACCTTGTCTGCGCAGGTCCAGCGCAATTACCCGGAGCTGCAAAAACGGGTGAACGGCTGGCTTTCGGTTTCACTGAAGGTGGCGCGCATTCTCACCGTCTGTGTGGCGATTATGCTGCTGCTCAATGCCTGGGGACTGTTCGATTTCTGGAACTGGCTGCACAACGGCGCGGGGGAAAAGACCGTTGATATTTTAATTCGCATCGCGCTGATCCTGTTCTTCTCTGCCGTAGGCTGGACGCTGCTGGCCAGCCTGATTGAGAACCGCCTGGTCTCTGACATTCACGGCAGGCCGCTGCCAAGCGCGCGTGCCCGCACCTTGCTCACCCTGTTCCGCAACGCGCTGGCGGTTATCATCAGTACCATCACGATTATGATTGTGCTTTCGGAAATCGGCGTGAATATCGCGCCACTGCTGGCCGGTGCGGGTGCGCTGGGTCTGGCTATCTCCTTCGGCTCGCAGACGCTGGTGAAGGACATTATCACCGGTATCTTTATTCAGTTTGAAAACGGCATGAACACCGGGGATCTGGTGACCATCGGGCCGCTGACCGGCACCGTTGAGCGAATGTCGATTCGATCCGTCGGCGTGCGCCAGGACACCGGGGCGTACCACATTATTCCGTGGTCATCGATTACCACCTTCGCCAACTTCGTCCGGGGTATTGGCTCGGTGGTGGCAAATTACGATGTCGATCGTCATGAAGATGCCGATAAAGCCAAACAGGCGCTGCGGGATGCGGTAGATGAGATGATGACCATGGAGGATATTCGCGGCCTGGTGATTGGCGAGCCGTCGTTTGCCGGTATTGTCGGGCTGACCAACACCGCCTTTACCCTGCGCGTGTCGTTCACCACCCAGCCGCTCAAACAGTGGACGGTACGTTTTGCCCTCGACAGCATGGTGAAAAAACACTTTGATCTGGCGGATGTGCGTATGCCGGTGCAGACGTATCAGGTGCTGCCGCCGCCTGCCTCGCCGCTCCCTCCGCAGGAGCCGACGCTGTAACCGAGCCGGGTGGCGGCTTCGCCTTACCCGGCTTACGACGGCGTGCTATTTGCGACGTTTGTTATCGTCCATAAACGTCCAGGCGATAAAGCGGCTCTGTTTTTGTCCCTGCGCCATCTCTTTTTTCACCACCTTCACGGCACCGGCTTCGGTCAGCGCGCGGTAGAGCGGCGGCAGGTTATCGCCGCGCGAAACCAGGGTGGTAAACCATTTCACCTGGCGGGCAAACTGTTTACTTTCCGCGATCATGCGCAGGATAAACGCCACCTCGCCCCCTTCGCACCACAGCTCCTGCTGCTGGCCGCCGAAGTTGAGCGCGCCATCTTCAGCCTGACCCAGATTGCGACGCTTACGTTCGCTCCCGGCGCGGGCGGCAGCCGCTGAATCATGGAATGGCGGGTTGCAGAGGGTGGCGTCGTAGTGCTCGTTCTTGTGGATAATGCCGTTGAAAATAGAGGCGGCATCTTTCTGACGGC is a window encoding:
- the glnQ gene encoding glutamine ABC transporter ATP-binding protein GlnQ, translating into MIEFKNVSKHFGPTQVLHNIDLSIKQGEVVVIIGPSGSGKSTLLRCINKLEEITSGDLIVDGLKVNDPKVDDRLIRQEAGMVFQQFYLFPHLTALENVMFGPLRVRGANKAAAEALAKDLLAKVGLAERAHHYPSELSGGQQQRVAIARALAVKPKMMLFDEPTSALDPELRHEVLKVMQDLAEEGMTMVIVTHEIGFAEKVASRLIFIDKGRIAEDGNPQALIANPPSQRLQEFLQHVS
- the ybiO gene encoding mechanosensitive channel protein, which gives rise to MPWILLLLLSLFSAPSIAVAIPGVTTGTSTAQQKTPPPEPDAEEKKAAYSALADVLENDTSRQELVDQLRKIAATPPQEPVPTITPPPVEEQKTVLENVTEVSRHYADALSSRFAQLYRNLMGSSHKPFNPRTFTAAATQFLLLASTVFIFYWLVRLCAWPLYRKMGQWGRKKNQQKSSWLHLPLMIAAAFIIDLLLLALTLFTGQLLADRLNTGNKTIAFQQALFLNAFAVIEFFKALLRLIFCPRVPDLRPFTIRDSSARYWALRLSVLSGLIGYGLLVAVPIISNQVNVQSGALANVLIMICITVWALYLIFHNKKTITESLLHLADRSLSFFSLFIRAFAMVWHWLASAYFIVLCFFSLFDPGNSLKFMMGATFKSLAIIGVAAFVSGLLSRWLSKTITLSAQVQRNYPELQKRVNGWLSVSLKVARILTVCVAIMLLLNAWGLFDFWNWLHNGAGEKTVDILIRIALILFFSAVGWTLLASLIENRLVSDIHGRPLPSARARTLLTLFRNALAVIISTITIMIVLSEIGVNIAPLLAGAGALGLAISFGSQTLVKDIITGIFIQFENGMNTGDLVTIGPLTGTVERMSIRSVGVRQDTGAYHIIPWSSITTFANFVRGIGSVVANYDVDRHEDADKAKQALRDAVDEMMTMEDIRGLVIGEPSFAGIVGLTNTAFTLRVSFTTQPLKQWTVRFALDSMVKKHFDLADVRMPVQTYQVLPPPASPLPPQEPTL